TGAGGTGGCTAAATGCATTTAGATTGAATGATTCAGAGTCATATTTTACGGTGTGATATGCTCAGTTCTAAGATGTATGAATATGAAACAATTAAGTTATGGACGGAACTCCTGTTCCAGTTGCTTAAAGACTCACTCTTCCGTTAATTTCTTCTGTTTCAGGCAAGTTCATTATGAGTGCCTCCACAGACACCAACATCCTCATCTGGGACCTAAAAGGAGAAGTGTTGGCCTCTATAAACACCAACCAGATGACCAACTCCTATGCTGCTGTATCACCCTGTGGACGGTCAGTACAGTCCCTTTTGCGGTTCTTTGTGCGTGTTGTTAACTTATTCGTGTTCTTGGTTATATCTTTTCCGGATGGTTCTTGGTCCTCAGGTTTGTGGCCTCCTGTGGATTCACTCCAGATGTGAAAGTGTGGGAGGTGTGCTTTGGGAAAGCTGGAGAGTTCAGAGAAGTAGCCCGTGCCTTTGACCTGAAGGGCCATTCAGCTGGGGTCCACTCCTTCGCATTTTCTAACGACTCACGCAAGTAAGGCCAGTATAGTGTGGTATTCTATTGACACACAAGTAGTTGTTCTCTGTGGACTGTATTATATGATTACATTCAGGCAGATGCAGTAGATTGACCCTTAACCCCATCTAGACCTGCTATTGTGTAATGTGTTGATTATGTTGAGAAGACTAAACTACTAAGTTTCTTAATGCCAGTTTACCAGATAGGTCCTACAGGACATTGCTTTCTCTCACCTGGACAAAGAAGGACATAGGATGGACCTgtgtatttcataattttgtatatttttaaagCATGATTGGAAATAGCATGTTAGTATACTATCCAATATATATTTAGAATACATTAGGAGTATATTTCATGTGTACTAACATGCTATTTCCAATcattatatgcattttattcatgttttgtaatgttttattagaaCCCAGGAAATGTTGAGTCAGCAAAATGCTATATTAAAACCACCTTCAACTTTACCCAGAATGGCCACGGTCTCCAAGGATGGCACATGGCGGCTGTGGAACACCGACGTGGAGTACAAAAAACAACAGGACCCCTACCTCCTTAAGACAGTACCTTGCCAGTCGTCGGAAGGCAGCCGCGTGGCCTTGTCGCCGGACGCCCGCGTGGTCGCCATCTCCAATGGCTGCAACGTGGCCATGTACAGCACCTCCACGGGTCAGCTGGAGGAGGAGTTCCACGGAGTTCACAGCGAGGAGATCACTGACCTGAGGTTTGATATTAATAGCCGCTACTTGGTGTGCAGCGGGGACCGGGCTGTCCGTGTGTTCCACAACGCACCCGGCTACCGGGCGGCCATCCAGGACATGCAGGCCATGCTGAAGAAGGCTCAGAATGAGGGCATGAAACAGAGGCTACAGCAGCA
This genomic window from Esox lucius isolate fEsoLuc1 chromosome 7, fEsoLuc1.pri, whole genome shotgun sequence contains:
- the tbl2 gene encoding transducin beta-like protein 2; amino-acid sequence: MEFAALIALTLLIGMLIILVAIAVGKQKGELSGQLEQKEVNSVAEENAVKASTAKKTKQQLRPRKEKTQQHTFSHPLLASSLKSHSGNVTSLDFSSNGKYLATSADDRTVRIWSTKDFLDRDHKSLRANVELDHATLVRFSPDSRAFITWLANGDTIRVFKMTKKEDGSFTFKAAPEDFPQKHKASVINIGIAETGKFIMSASTDTNILIWDLKGEVLASINTNQMTNSYAAVSPCGRFVASCGFTPDVKVWEVCFGKAGEFREVARAFDLKGHSAGVHSFAFSNDSRKMATVSKDGTWRLWNTDVEYKKQQDPYLLKTVPCQSSEGSRVALSPDARVVAISNGCNVAMYSTSTGQLEEEFHGVHSEEITDLRFDINSRYLVCSGDRAVRVFHNAPGYRAAIQDMQAMLKKAQNEGMKQRLQQQIEEAQSALDTILTAPKD